Proteins encoded by one window of Roseibium sp. Sym1:
- a CDS encoding GntR family transcriptional regulator — protein MASDLSQSAQAYLLLEEEIVTLRLKPGEAITEASLTQRTGLGRTPIREAIQRLSWEGLLSIRPRLGIIVAEMNPSDFLKVLEARHGLERLVAGLAARLAGKDERRTLEACAEDMREAAAKSDVEDYLRHDKAFDDVVSQAACNPFATKALAPLQTHSRRFWYRHFGEEDLNPAAWSHLEVMRAIAGGDEDAAGEHADNLMLYLRRQATSLVSRPR, from the coding sequence ATGGCAAGCGATCTCAGCCAATCCGCGCAGGCCTACCTCCTCCTGGAAGAGGAGATCGTCACCTTGCGCCTGAAGCCCGGCGAGGCGATCACCGAGGCCTCGCTGACGCAGCGGACAGGACTGGGCAGAACACCCATCCGGGAAGCCATCCAGCGGCTCAGCTGGGAAGGGCTCCTGTCGATCCGGCCACGCCTCGGCATCATCGTCGCGGAAATGAACCCTTCCGATTTCCTGAAAGTCCTGGAAGCCCGCCACGGCCTCGAACGCCTGGTTGCGGGACTTGCCGCCCGGCTTGCCGGCAAGGACGAGCGGCGGACCCTGGAGGCCTGCGCGGAAGACATGCGCGAAGCGGCCGCCAAGTCGGATGTCGAGGATTACCTGCGGCACGACAAGGCCTTCGACGATGTCGTCTCGCAGGCCGCCTGCAATCCCTTCGCCACCAAGGCGCTTGCCCCCTTGCAGACCCATAGCCGGCGCTTCTGGTACCGCCACTTCGGCGAGGAGGACCTCAATCCGGCGGCCTGGAGCCATCTGGAGGTCATGCGGGCCATCGCTGGTGGCGACGAGGACGCCGCCGGCGAACACGCGGACAACCTGATGCTCTATTTGCGCCGGCAGGCGACGAGTCTCGTCAGCAGACCACGCTAG
- a CDS encoding NAD(P)/FAD-dependent oxidoreductase: protein MSKGHVHVIGAGVVGLATAASLVQRGYDVTILDREGPAAGASQGNAAAIAWTDVAPMATPGLWKQAIKWLADPLGPLSVRPAYALKILPWMLRFLAASSPDRVARSTQALVELNGAALPAWEALWRVSGTHNQVRRDGCLELFDTAASLEDARGGWAEQRRHGIEVEELGAEQIRDLEPDLSDRVIGGALVPGWMQVDEPKHLCLSLADWLKTQGVTFATGEVARLLPSEAGCGLVLKDGSTIDAERLVIACGAWSKTLAGQLGDRIPLDTERGYNITVPEPGISVKRMIMLPGHGFVMSPLSTGLRVGGAVEFGGLNLPPNWKRVDAMIAKARRFYPGLKEEGGKRWMGYRPSIPDSLPVISPASRHERIFYAFGHAHHGLTQSAVTGELVADMIEGMRPVVDPVPYRADRF from the coding sequence ATGAGCAAGGGACACGTCCATGTCATCGGCGCCGGTGTGGTGGGACTGGCGACGGCCGCCAGCCTGGTGCAGCGCGGATATGATGTCACGATCCTTGACCGGGAAGGCCCCGCCGCTGGCGCCAGCCAGGGCAATGCCGCCGCCATCGCCTGGACGGATGTGGCGCCGATGGCCACTCCGGGGCTCTGGAAACAGGCCATCAAGTGGCTGGCCGATCCGCTTGGGCCCCTGTCGGTCCGCCCGGCCTATGCCCTGAAAATCCTGCCCTGGATGCTGCGGTTCCTGGCCGCCTCGAGTCCGGACCGGGTCGCGCGCAGCACACAGGCGCTGGTCGAGCTGAACGGAGCGGCGCTGCCGGCCTGGGAGGCGCTCTGGCGCGTATCGGGAACGCACAATCAGGTGCGTCGTGACGGCTGTCTGGAACTCTTCGATACCGCTGCTTCGCTTGAGGACGCCCGCGGCGGCTGGGCCGAGCAGCGCCGTCACGGCATCGAGGTCGAGGAACTGGGTGCGGAACAAATCCGCGACCTGGAGCCGGACCTGTCGGACCGCGTCATCGGCGGTGCCCTCGTGCCCGGCTGGATGCAGGTCGACGAGCCGAAACACTTGTGCCTGTCGCTTGCGGACTGGCTGAAGACACAGGGTGTGACCTTCGCGACCGGCGAGGTGGCGCGGCTGCTGCCGTCCGAAGCCGGGTGCGGACTGGTGCTGAAGGACGGATCGACAATCGATGCCGAGCGGCTGGTGATTGCCTGTGGTGCATGGTCGAAGACCCTTGCAGGCCAGCTCGGCGACCGCATTCCGCTCGACACCGAACGTGGTTACAACATCACCGTGCCGGAACCCGGCATATCGGTGAAGCGCATGATCATGCTGCCGGGACACGGTTTCGTCATGTCACCGCTTTCCACCGGTCTGCGCGTTGGCGGCGCGGTCGAGTTCGGCGGTCTGAACCTGCCGCCGAACTGGAAGCGCGTCGACGCGATGATCGCCAAGGCGCGGCGGTTCTATCCCGGTTTGAAGGAAGAGGGCGGCAAGCGCTGGATGGGATACCGGCCCTCCATTCCCGACAGTCTGCCGGTGATCTCTCCGGCGTCGCGGCATGAGCGCATCTTCTACGCCTTCGGCCATGCCCATCATGGCC